The proteins below are encoded in one region of Pseudomonas entomophila L48:
- a CDS encoding methyltransferase, producing the protein MPLDQDQAQADQALLQLGRRLRADGYRFTCVTPATQARVNGRPEAQHARNLRDVFGWSRPFAPSLISADELALSTAAGVLLKQGDLLRSTVRWSSLDDLLLVHSAWPTDSHDAVFFGPDSYRFVRAIHGHLQHCPHPLRHAVDIGCGTGVGALSIARAAPQAQVTAVDINPLALRYTAVNAALAGVANVSPQASDLLNGVSGHFDLIVANPPYMLDASERVYRHGGGRLGAGLSLRIVEQACERLVPGGTLLLYTGVAVVDARDALLDALRLRLAGPAFNWVYEELDPDVFGEQLLEPGYEQVERIAAVALTVTRNG; encoded by the coding sequence ATGCCGCTCGACCAGGATCAGGCCCAAGCTGACCAGGCCTTGCTGCAACTGGGTCGGCGGCTGCGCGCCGACGGCTACCGCTTCACCTGCGTGACCCCGGCCACCCAGGCCCGGGTCAATGGGCGACCCGAGGCGCAGCACGCACGCAACCTGCGTGATGTGTTCGGCTGGAGCCGGCCGTTCGCCCCCTCACTGATCAGTGCCGACGAGTTGGCACTGTCGACGGCGGCGGGCGTGCTGCTGAAGCAAGGTGACCTGTTGCGCAGCACGGTGCGTTGGTCGAGCCTGGACGACCTGCTGCTGGTTCATTCGGCCTGGCCCACCGATAGCCACGACGCGGTGTTCTTCGGCCCGGACAGCTACCGGTTCGTCCGGGCCATCCATGGCCATCTTCAACACTGTCCTCACCCGTTACGGCATGCCGTGGACATCGGCTGCGGCACGGGTGTCGGGGCCTTGTCGATTGCCCGGGCGGCCCCGCAGGCCCAGGTCACTGCCGTGGACATCAATCCGCTCGCCTTGCGCTACACGGCGGTCAACGCCGCATTGGCCGGCGTCGCCAATGTCTCGCCGCAAGCCAGCGACCTGCTGAACGGCGTCAGTGGCCACTTCGACCTGATAGTGGCCAACCCGCCCTATATGCTTGACGCCAGCGAGCGCGTCTATCGCCATGGCGGCGGCAGGTTGGGCGCCGGGCTGTCGCTGCGCATCGTCGAGCAGGCCTGCGAACGCCTGGTGCCCGGTGGCACCTTGCTGCTCTATACGGGCGTCGCCGTTGTCGACGCCCGGGATGCATTGCTCGACGCGCTCCGCCTGCGCCTGGCGGGGCCTGCGTTCAACTGGGTCTACGAAGAGCTCGACCCTGATGTGTTTGGCGAACAATTGCTCGAGCCTGGCTACGAGCAGGTCGAACGTATCGCGGCGGTGGCCCTGACGGTCACCCGCAACGGTTGA
- a CDS encoding iron-containing redox enzyme family protein, whose protein sequence is MVALTRDTDHTVTAPNANHGLAHRYQALLEGHDAQAEARLEALLRHVSTQDDDLPEHPDQFPEWATARAAQVAREHAAYLRQRCQGAGRRYFATRAQALWFLQQVAPTKAVDGAWLHGTLRHWRDPRFHGLIRTYLEELGDGDARCNHVLVYQRLLSRLGCLQGLPLPCERYLQGAVQLALGQYCERFLPEVIGYNLGYEQPPLHLLITTHELAELGIDAHYFQLHVTIDNAASGHARRALESLRLLLPKEDDGAFYRRVRHGYRLNDLGIDTPTLITSFDLQAELLAALERKRVFGQFMHSDRCRLQGRTVNQWLAEPGSIPAFLDALQAQGWVRRDADPTQSRLWTLIEGPTAAMFGVFNAYEKQLWHDWIAGSWQGREIRRVPPGQWENALALDDEQPAGQQGFDIDQSIEAMAGNHHALPQGLQATRAYILATGLASGGQG, encoded by the coding sequence ATGGTGGCGCTGACCCGCGACACCGACCATACGGTGACCGCCCCGAACGCGAACCATGGACTGGCGCATCGATACCAGGCACTGCTGGAAGGGCACGACGCCCAGGCCGAGGCCAGGCTGGAAGCGCTGCTGCGCCACGTCAGCACACAGGACGACGACCTGCCTGAGCACCCCGACCAGTTTCCCGAATGGGCCACTGCCCGTGCCGCGCAAGTCGCCCGCGAGCATGCGGCCTATCTGCGGCAGCGGTGCCAGGGGGCGGGGCGGCGCTACTTCGCCACCCGCGCCCAAGCCTTGTGGTTCCTGCAGCAGGTAGCGCCGACCAAGGCGGTCGACGGCGCCTGGCTGCACGGCACCCTGCGCCATTGGCGTGACCCGCGCTTCCACGGGCTGATCCGCACTTACCTCGAAGAGCTGGGTGATGGAGACGCGCGTTGCAACCATGTGCTGGTCTACCAGCGCCTGCTCAGCCGTCTGGGTTGCCTGCAAGGGCTGCCATTGCCCTGCGAACGTTACCTGCAAGGTGCCGTGCAGCTCGCCTTGGGGCAGTACTGCGAACGCTTCCTGCCCGAAGTGATCGGCTACAACCTGGGCTATGAGCAACCGCCGCTGCATTTGCTCATCACCACGCACGAACTGGCCGAGCTGGGTATCGACGCCCATTACTTCCAGCTTCACGTCACCATCGACAACGCGGCCAGCGGCCACGCCCGGCGCGCGCTGGAAAGCTTGCGCCTGCTGCTGCCCAAGGAGGATGACGGCGCGTTCTACCGGCGTGTCCGCCACGGCTACCGGCTCAACGACCTTGGCATCGATACGCCGACGTTGATCACCTCGTTCGACCTTCAGGCCGAACTGCTCGCGGCCTTGGAGCGTAAGCGGGTGTTTGGCCAATTCATGCATTCGGACCGCTGTCGCCTCCAGGGCCGCACCGTCAACCAGTGGCTCGCCGAGCCGGGTTCAATCCCCGCGTTCCTCGATGCCCTGCAGGCGCAAGGCTGGGTGAGGCGTGACGCAGACCCCACGCAAAGCCGGCTGTGGACGCTGATCGAGGGCCCCACCGCCGCCATGTTCGGGGTGTTCAACGCCTATGAGAAGCAGCTTTGGCATGACTGGATTGCCGGCAGCTGGCAGGGCCGCGAGATTCGCCGGGTGCCGCCGGGCCAATGGGAGAACGCCCTGGCCCTGGATGATGAGCAGCCTGCAGGACAGCAAGGGTTCGATATCGATCAGTCCATCGAGGCGATGGCCGGCAACCACCATGCCTTGCCTCAAGGCTTGCAGGCCACCCGCGCCTACATCCTCGCCACGGGACTGGCCAGTGGAGGGCAGGGCTGA
- a CDS encoding general stress protein, with amino-acid sequence MANKDSNMTGREDSHKTGSQGGSKNPGNFANDREKAAEAGRKGGQSTGGGQRDTESGRKGGRS; translated from the coding sequence ATGGCCAACAAAGACAGCAACATGACCGGTCGCGAGGACAGCCACAAAACCGGCAGCCAGGGTGGGTCGAAGAACCCTGGCAATTTCGCCAACGACCGCGAGAAAGCCGCCGAGGCAGGCCGCAAGGGCGGCCAGAGCACGGGTGGCGGCCAGCGCGACACTGAGTCCGGTCGCAAAGGCGGCCGTTCGTAA